From a region of the Ardenticatena maritima genome:
- a CDS encoding IPT/TIG domain-containing protein, with the protein MRSPHIQRFVFLLVGGFLLTWLVTLWAPSDASIAANPGDLVLASSGVIQPGQTLTFPTYISTPANLRLKVWGGNPNDALDLVAGGDTWSVQSGETAWRSLILTNGGTVLLQNATAGALNYSLTVWVEDVLPSFADGVTVWEGTAQNDGVQSTIRVNAPQSGLYAFTLEAPQGAYRFIVDETYVQKHVVSGAEPSPSDTVYYLEAGVHTFRIEQQPAQPMSTWRVSVSFAGGADTLPWMESGHEIGGSGNFATERIPLFVPEGADVNIRFEVEGHSGDALQFVLFNGATPVYTSTDVYGGETNWATTHLDSGLNTLVVQALETNTAGLTYTATVDVLPSTAYTWSGRTYGATARPYNGHSIIRLTFPESGLYDFDLTSTAGRYQFFLDTMYIQKTITDSLTSFRAYVPAGTHTLELWQDPNEPVNEWSVAVAASGAQHDTLPWMAVGGSLGGSGNVFSEEWIPLYVPSGGAINARMTVDGAMGDKVYVRVYAADGTTLLYQSQAIYGGETVWQTFPITDGLQLVNVQADGANTQPITYQIDVMDVPTIPSMFSGVADSNGMASHVQFQAPVDGLYEFTLVTTEGSAALQFPSGLTRRQTNAPNTITTTLRIEFTAGYYTFQVVQDPMFTRTVWAVNADLVSSSQALTITSVSPVAAEPGVTTTLTVSGSGFLPGAQVVLLDAANTPITATNVVYVSANQLKATFAPLPSGLYTVKVVNPSGASAMLEHAFAVMRRLFLPVVLR; encoded by the coding sequence ATGCGTTCCCCCCACATTCAACGATTCGTTTTCCTCTTGGTAGGTGGTTTTTTGCTCACATGGCTGGTCACTCTGTGGGCGCCTTCCGACGCCAGCATTGCCGCCAATCCTGGTGACCTGGTGCTGGCAAGTTCGGGTGTCATTCAGCCCGGTCAGACGTTGACATTCCCTACGTATATCAGCACCCCGGCAAACTTGCGTTTGAAGGTGTGGGGTGGAAACCCCAACGATGCACTGGACCTTGTCGCAGGTGGTGATACTTGGTCGGTGCAGAGTGGTGAAACGGCTTGGCGGTCGTTGATACTCACCAATGGAGGAACAGTGCTCTTGCAAAACGCCACTGCCGGGGCGCTCAATTACTCGCTCACCGTATGGGTGGAGGATGTGCTGCCCTCGTTCGCGGATGGCGTCACGGTTTGGGAAGGCACCGCGCAGAATGACGGCGTGCAATCCACAATCCGCGTCAATGCGCCGCAAAGTGGGCTCTATGCTTTCACGCTGGAAGCGCCGCAAGGGGCGTATCGTTTTATTGTTGATGAAACCTATGTCCAGAAGCATGTGGTCAGCGGCGCCGAACCGTCGCCAAGTGATACGGTCTACTATCTGGAAGCGGGCGTGCATACGTTCCGTATCGAACAACAGCCCGCCCAACCCATGAGTACCTGGCGAGTATCCGTCTCGTTTGCAGGCGGTGCTGACACGCTTCCGTGGATGGAGAGCGGGCATGAGATTGGCGGGAGTGGCAATTTTGCCACGGAACGCATTCCGCTCTTTGTGCCTGAGGGGGCGGATGTGAACATCCGCTTTGAGGTGGAAGGTCATTCAGGCGACGCGCTACAATTTGTGTTGTTCAATGGCGCTACGCCTGTGTACACATCAACAGACGTGTATGGCGGGGAAACAAACTGGGCGACAACGCATCTTGACAGTGGGCTGAACACCTTGGTCGTCCAGGCGTTGGAGACAAACACCGCCGGGTTGACCTACACCGCTACAGTCGATGTGCTTCCCTCGACGGCATACACATGGAGCGGACGCACGTATGGGGCAACTGCCCGCCCTTACAACGGACATTCCATCATCCGCCTGACGTTCCCCGAAAGTGGTTTGTACGATTTTGATTTGACGTCCACGGCGGGACGGTATCAGTTCTTCTTGGATACAATGTACATTCAGAAGACCATTACCGACTCGCTCACGTCGTTCCGCGCCTATGTGCCGGCGGGGACGCACACGCTCGAACTCTGGCAAGACCCGAACGAACCGGTCAATGAATGGTCTGTGGCAGTTGCCGCCAGCGGCGCACAGCATGACACCTTGCCCTGGATGGCTGTCGGCGGTAGCCTGGGGGGCAGTGGAAATGTGTTCAGTGAAGAATGGATCCCCCTCTATGTCCCCAGTGGTGGAGCGATCAACGCACGCATGACGGTTGACGGTGCTATGGGCGATAAAGTGTACGTGCGTGTTTATGCCGCCGATGGAACCACCCTCCTTTATCAAAGCCAGGCGATTTATGGCGGGGAAACGGTTTGGCAAACATTCCCCATTACGGATGGCTTGCAACTGGTGAATGTACAAGCGGATGGGGCGAATACGCAACCCATCACCTATCAGATAGACGTGATGGATGTGCCTACCATTCCATCAATGTTTAGCGGCGTTGCCGATAGCAATGGCATGGCTTCGCATGTGCAGTTCCAGGCGCCGGTTGATGGGCTCTATGAATTTACGCTTGTCACCACAGAAGGTTCGGCGGCGTTGCAATTCCCCAGCGGATTGACACGTCGGCAGACCAATGCGCCCAACACGATCACGACCACGTTGCGCATTGAATTCACGGCGGGGTATTACACGTTCCAGGTGGTGCAAGACCCCATGTTCACGCGCACTGTCTGGGCAGTGAATGCCGACCTCGTGTCGAGCAGTCAAGCGCTCACAATTACGAGTGTATCGCCTGTTGCCGCCGAACCTGGGGTAACCACTACACTTACGGTGAGCGGGAGCGGCTTCTTGCCTGGTGCGCAGGTGGTCTTGCTGGATGCTGCCAACACGCCGATCACCGCGACAAACGTGGTCTATGTGAGCGCCAATCAACTCAAAGCCACCTTTGCGCCGTTGCCCAGTGGGCTCTACACAGTCAAAGTGGTCAATCCTTCCGGCGCAAGCGCCATGCTTGAACATGCATTCGCTGTGATGCGGCGGCTCTTCTTGCCGGTGGTGCTTCGCTAA
- the mltG gene encoding endolytic transglycosylase MltG, with the protein MSHQERLTEIQQRLHEIQQQLAVLAKAAAELRNASSKQERAHLREIESQIADLHRERAALQDEELALRRAARGRRTPPTAPMPATPPSTAPAPQKRKVSRARALLGMGIVVATVVTLGMVVLLVFTQILVPPPSTVEGVLTEEELAAAENEPQSLEQRLTGLYLALNRDKITQPASNDDSTVVFTIEPGETALTIAQRLEDEGLITDATLFRRLLVYRGADQKLAAGTYQLRRNMTMDELIQALQQGRVEEVLVTIPEGWRREQIAELLEAKGLVSAGEYLAATASVEPYRATFDFLADAPPDAPLEGFLFPDTYRVIPDETTAQSFVEMQLRTFGQRLSPELRAAIAEKGMTIYEAVTLASIVEREAVVDEERPLIASVFENRWRDGTLLNADPTVQYALGYQEETQTWWKTPLYLDDLEIDSPYNTYKYPGLPPTPICNPGLAALRAVATAPQTDYYYFVARGDGTHVFAKTLEEHQQNVEQYRR; encoded by the coding sequence ATGAGCCATCAGGAACGCTTGACCGAAATCCAGCAACGCCTGCACGAGATTCAACAGCAACTTGCCGTCCTGGCGAAAGCCGCCGCCGAATTGCGCAATGCTTCATCCAAACAGGAGCGCGCCCACCTGCGCGAAATTGAATCCCAAATCGCCGATCTCCACCGTGAGCGCGCCGCCCTGCAAGATGAAGAACTCGCCTTGCGGCGTGCCGCACGTGGGCGTCGCACACCGCCCACCGCCCCCATGCCGGCGACACCACCATCCACCGCTCCTGCGCCCCAAAAGCGCAAAGTAAGCCGCGCACGTGCCCTCTTGGGAATGGGAATTGTGGTGGCGACTGTTGTCACGCTTGGCATGGTTGTCCTGCTGGTGTTCACCCAGATTCTTGTGCCGCCCCCCAGCACGGTCGAAGGCGTGTTGACCGAGGAAGAACTCGCCGCTGCCGAAAATGAACCCCAATCACTGGAACAACGCCTCACCGGGCTCTATCTGGCGCTCAATCGGGATAAAATCACCCAACCAGCCAGCAACGATGATTCGACCGTGGTCTTCACCATTGAACCGGGGGAAACCGCGCTCACTATCGCCCAACGGCTTGAAGATGAAGGGCTGATCACCGATGCGACATTGTTCCGCCGCCTGCTCGTCTATCGGGGCGCTGACCAAAAATTGGCGGCGGGCACATACCAGTTGCGCCGCAATATGACGATGGATGAACTCATTCAGGCGTTGCAGCAAGGGCGTGTGGAAGAGGTGTTAGTCACCATTCCAGAAGGCTGGCGGCGCGAACAAATCGCGGAACTGCTGGAAGCCAAAGGACTTGTCTCGGCGGGCGAGTATCTGGCGGCGACGGCAAGCGTGGAACCATACCGCGCCACGTTTGACTTTCTGGCCGATGCGCCGCCCGACGCGCCACTGGAAGGCTTCCTCTTTCCGGACACCTACCGTGTTATTCCTGATGAAACAACTGCGCAATCGTTCGTGGAAATGCAGTTGCGCACATTTGGGCAACGGCTTTCGCCCGAATTGCGCGCCGCCATTGCAGAAAAAGGGATGACGATTTACGAAGCGGTGACGCTGGCGAGCATTGTCGAACGTGAAGCCGTGGTGGACGAAGAACGACCGCTGATTGCCAGCGTATTTGAGAACCGCTGGCGCGACGGGACACTGCTCAACGCCGACCCGACGGTGCAATACGCGCTCGGCTATCAGGAAGAGACCCAAACATGGTGGAAGACGCCTCTTTACCTGGATGACCTGGAGATTGATTCTCCCTACAACACCTACAAGTATCCGGGGCTTCCACCAACCCCCATTTGCAATCCGGGGTTGGCGGCACTGCGTGCAGTTGCTACCGCCCCCCAGACGGATTACTACTACTTTGTCGCACGCGGCGACGGCACACATGTGTTTGCCAAAACGCTTGAAGAACATCAGCAGAACGTTGAGCAATACCGCCGCTAA
- a CDS encoding baseplate J/gp47 family protein, giving the protein MSTEQRPPQPVAKSTKSEQVIHLQGDEDFHGVRSLLTRVQADRVILDVPRQHPAFRNEVRLKVLARQAYENGFELAIATRDPDIRDRAKAIHLAVFRSVEAAQKAHRWSRPTFETPANGHETPLSTEWLTGHRALEARREQIGAPANWADRFVLIGLVLGLLIVLAAGALLLVPSAQITLVPEQSLLTIPFEATADTDAEGPVRSQMVVPAERFSIIVEGTGQMATTGRRDVPDAKARGEVTLVNLLPQDVTVPRGTIVRTSAAVPVRFQTLEDVVVPANGQITVPIEALNPGLTGNVGALLINQVEGPLASALRVFNTNPTSGGTVKQVATVTVADKDQLREQVVQRLTQEGTAEIAKQIPEGYLLIPNTLTFDAVTESFDHLVDEQADTLTLLYRLRVEGLIVRQEDVEFLARPVLRENVPADRELLAEGFAVRIVDGERLSSDQARFTAEVEGFTAARIDGNMVRDLVRGLPIEEAEVVLKNRLPLAADPGIEISPAGWGRMPYLPLRIYVRVAALPPQQQGASQ; this is encoded by the coding sequence ATGAGCACCGAACAGAGACCACCACAACCAGTTGCCAAAAGCACCAAAAGCGAGCAAGTCATCCACCTGCAAGGGGATGAAGATTTTCACGGCGTGCGCAGTCTGCTCACGCGCGTTCAGGCTGACCGTGTGATTCTGGATGTCCCACGCCAGCATCCGGCATTTCGCAACGAAGTCCGCCTGAAAGTGCTCGCCCGCCAAGCCTATGAAAACGGCTTTGAACTTGCTATCGCCACACGCGACCCCGATATTCGCGACCGCGCCAAAGCGATTCATCTGGCGGTGTTCCGCTCGGTGGAAGCCGCGCAAAAAGCGCACCGCTGGTCGCGCCCCACTTTCGAGACGCCCGCCAATGGGCATGAAACGCCACTGAGCACCGAATGGCTCACAGGACACCGTGCCCTGGAAGCCCGACGCGAGCAAATCGGCGCGCCCGCCAATTGGGCAGACCGCTTTGTTCTGATTGGTCTGGTGCTTGGCTTGCTGATTGTTCTGGCGGCGGGGGCGCTGTTGCTTGTGCCAAGCGCCCAAATTACGCTGGTGCCGGAGCAATCCCTGCTCACCATTCCTTTTGAAGCCACCGCCGACACCGACGCCGAAGGACCGGTGCGCAGTCAAATGGTCGTCCCCGCCGAGCGCTTTTCCATCATCGTGGAAGGCACGGGGCAAATGGCAACCACCGGCCGCCGCGACGTTCCCGACGCCAAAGCACGCGGCGAAGTCACGCTCGTGAACCTTCTGCCGCAAGATGTGACGGTTCCGCGCGGCACGATTGTGCGCACCAGCGCCGCCGTTCCTGTGCGCTTCCAAACGCTGGAAGATGTGGTTGTGCCCGCCAATGGGCAAATCACCGTCCCCATCGAGGCGCTTAACCCCGGCCTGACCGGCAATGTGGGGGCGCTGCTCATCAACCAGGTGGAAGGTCCGCTTGCCTCGGCATTGCGTGTTTTCAACACGAACCCCACCAGCGGGGGCACAGTCAAACAGGTCGCAACGGTGACGGTCGCCGACAAAGACCAATTGCGCGAACAAGTGGTGCAACGCCTCACACAAGAGGGGACGGCGGAAATCGCCAAGCAAATTCCCGAAGGCTACCTACTCATCCCCAACACGCTCACGTTCGACGCCGTGACCGAATCCTTCGACCATCTGGTGGATGAGCAAGCCGACACCCTCACGTTGCTCTACCGCCTGCGGGTGGAGGGCTTGATTGTGCGCCAGGAAGACGTGGAGTTTTTGGCGCGCCCCGTGCTGCGCGAAAACGTCCCCGCCGACCGCGAATTGCTGGCGGAAGGGTTCGCCGTGCGCATCGTGGACGGCGAGCGCCTGTCGAGCGACCAGGCGCGTTTCACCGCCGAAGTCGAAGGCTTTACCGCCGCCCGCATTGACGGCAACATGGTGCGCGATTTGGTGCGTGGTCTGCCCATTGAGGAAGCCGAAGTGGTTTTGAAGAACCGTCTTCCCCTCGCCGCCGACCCCGGCATCGAAATCAGCCCGGCGGGATGGGGGCGCATGCCCTACCTGCCTCTGCGCATCTACGTGCGCGTGGCGGCGCTTCCACCACAACAGCAAGGGGCTTCGCAATGA
- the alaS gene encoding alanine--tRNA ligase: protein MSVPKSSHEIRQLFLDYFKERGHEVVPSSSLVPANDPTLLFTNAGMNQFKDVFLGLEKRPYTRATSAQKCMRVSGKHNDLENVGPSPRHHTFFEMLGNFSFGDYFKEEAIEYAWDFLTNVLQLDKNRLWVTIYLDDDEAFEYWTRHVPPERILRFGKEENFWQMGDTGPCGPCSEIHYYWGPIEEMTPEGVNRDDRYLELWNLVFMQYDRALDGTLTPLPKPSIDTGMGLERITSVVQGKTNNYETDLFMPIITRIQTLLGHSDAERDAHIVGYRAIADHIRATTFLIGDGVLPGNSGRNYVLRLIMRRAMRYGKQIGFEKPFMADLAETVIQEYGGHYTELAEKRDFILEVVAQEEDRFRQTLDNGLARLEALLADLEAQGTRVIPGEEAFRLYDTYGFPYDLTRQIAEERGFTIDREGFDRAMAEQRARARAHETFNVDELVERYRTVDLPATQFVGYDYQRLTNVETTILYLVKDGEAVQSAAEGDEVELVLSETPFYAEGGGQVADTGVIETDYGRVLVHDVRRARPNLWVHLGTVVAGAINVGDPAYASIDVDRRWDIMRNHTATHLLHRALRNVLGEHAEQRGSLVAPDYLRFDFVHLQPVTREELQRIEQEVLANIIADEVVDWHYLPLEEALNQGAIALFGEKYGETVRMVSIEDPHTRAWYSRELCGGTHVERTGQIGPFVITSESSISAGVRRIVALTGRKAAAFIRERLNAWDDLAAALNTPSEQLPQRVEKLQAQLREQEKTIADLRRKLAAAQVNELTARVVDVDGIPVLATEVDAPTIEYMRDLADRLREKLPSAVIVLGAIVNEKPMILTTISKDLVERENLHAGNLVKALGAYIGGGGGGRPTMAQAGGRFTEKLSEALANVPEEIRKHRG, encoded by the coding sequence ATGAGCGTTCCAAAATCCAGCCACGAAATCCGACAATTGTTTCTCGATTATTTCAAGGAGCGTGGGCATGAAGTTGTGCCCAGTTCATCTTTGGTGCCGGCAAACGACCCCACGTTGCTGTTCACAAACGCAGGCATGAACCAATTCAAGGACGTTTTCCTGGGGCTGGAAAAGCGCCCCTACACCCGTGCCACATCCGCGCAAAAGTGCATGCGCGTTTCCGGCAAGCATAACGACCTGGAAAACGTGGGACCCTCGCCGCGCCACCACACATTTTTTGAAATGCTGGGCAATTTTAGTTTTGGCGACTACTTCAAAGAAGAAGCCATCGAATACGCCTGGGATTTCCTCACCAATGTGCTGCAACTCGACAAAAACCGTCTCTGGGTGACGATTTACCTGGACGACGACGAAGCCTTTGAATACTGGACCCGCCATGTGCCGCCGGAACGCATTTTGCGCTTCGGCAAAGAAGAAAACTTCTGGCAAATGGGCGACACCGGTCCATGCGGTCCCTGTTCCGAAATTCACTACTACTGGGGTCCCATCGAAGAGATGACGCCCGAAGGCGTCAACCGCGACGACCGCTACCTGGAACTCTGGAACCTGGTCTTCATGCAGTACGACCGCGCTTTGGACGGGACGCTCACGCCCCTTCCCAAACCGTCCATTGACACGGGCATGGGGCTGGAACGCATTACCTCGGTGGTGCAGGGCAAAACCAACAACTACGAAACCGACCTCTTCATGCCCATCATCACCCGCATTCAAACCCTGCTGGGGCATAGCGACGCTGAACGTGACGCGCACATTGTCGGCTACCGCGCCATTGCCGACCACATCCGCGCCACCACCTTCCTCATTGGCGACGGTGTGTTGCCCGGCAACAGTGGGCGCAACTATGTGCTGCGGCTCATCATGCGGCGCGCCATGCGCTACGGCAAGCAAATCGGCTTTGAAAAACCCTTCATGGCTGACCTTGCCGAGACCGTCATTCAGGAGTACGGCGGGCACTACACCGAACTCGCCGAAAAGCGCGATTTCATCCTGGAAGTGGTGGCGCAGGAAGAAGACCGCTTCCGCCAAACGCTCGACAACGGGCTGGCGCGCCTAGAAGCCCTGCTCGCCGACCTGGAAGCGCAAGGCACGCGCGTCATCCCCGGTGAGGAAGCCTTCCGTCTCTACGACACCTACGGCTTCCCCTACGACCTGACGCGCCAGATTGCCGAGGAACGCGGCTTCACCATTGACCGCGAAGGGTTTGACCGCGCCATGGCGGAACAGCGCGCCCGTGCCCGCGCCCATGAAACGTTCAACGTGGACGAACTTGTGGAACGCTACCGCACGGTAGACCTGCCCGCCACGCAATTTGTCGGCTACGATTACCAGCGCCTGACCAACGTCGAAACCACCATTCTCTACCTCGTCAAAGATGGTGAAGCGGTGCAATCGGCGGCTGAAGGCGACGAAGTGGAACTGGTGCTCAGCGAAACGCCCTTCTACGCCGAAGGGGGTGGGCAAGTCGCCGACACGGGCGTCATCGAAACCGACTACGGGCGCGTGCTGGTGCACGACGTGCGCCGCGCCCGCCCCAACCTCTGGGTGCATCTGGGCACTGTGGTCGCTGGCGCGATCAACGTGGGCGACCCCGCCTACGCAAGCATTGACGTGGATCGCCGCTGGGACATCATGCGCAACCACACCGCCACCCACTTGCTGCACCGCGCTTTGCGCAACGTGCTGGGTGAACACGCCGAACAGCGCGGCTCGCTTGTCGCGCCTGATTACCTGCGCTTTGACTTTGTGCACCTGCAACCCGTCACGCGCGAGGAACTGCAACGCATCGAGCAGGAAGTGCTCGCCAACATCATCGCCGATGAAGTGGTGGACTGGCATTACCTGCCACTGGAAGAAGCCCTCAACCAGGGCGCTATCGCCCTCTTCGGCGAAAAGTACGGCGAGACTGTGCGCATGGTCAGCATTGAAGACCCGCACACCCGCGCCTGGTATTCGCGCGAACTCTGCGGCGGGACGCATGTGGAACGCACGGGGCAAATTGGCCCGTTCGTCATCACGTCCGAAAGCAGCATCTCCGCCGGCGTGCGCCGCATTGTGGCGCTGACCGGGCGCAAAGCCGCCGCCTTCATCCGCGAGCGGCTCAACGCGTGGGATGACCTCGCCGCCGCACTCAACACGCCAAGCGAGCAACTTCCGCAACGTGTTGAAAAACTGCAAGCCCAACTGCGCGAGCAGGAAAAAACCATCGCCGACCTGCGCCGCAAACTCGCCGCCGCCCAAGTCAACGAACTGACGGCGCGCGTGGTGGATGTGGACGGGATTCCGGTGCTCGCCACTGAAGTGGACGCCCCCACAATCGAATACATGCGCGACCTCGCCGACCGCCTGCGCGAAAAACTGCCGTCGGCTGTCATCGTGCTGGGGGCTATCGTCAATGAAAAGCCGATGATTCTGACCACCATCAGCAAAGACCTGGTGGAACGTGAAAACCTGCACGCCGGCAACCTGGTGAAAGCACTCGGCGCTTACATCGGCGGTGGCGGCGGCGGTCGCCCCACCATGGCGCAAGCCGGTGGGCGCTTCACCGAAAAACTGAGCGAAGCCCTTGCCAACGTACCAGAAGAAATCCGCAAACACCGTGGCTGA
- the ruvX gene encoding Holliday junction resolvase RuvX, giving the protein MTYEVVLAVDYGKRRVGVAAGVGMAPRPVAVLPHGSLESLIARLVELARAEQAAKIIVGLPLNTDGSEGEQAAQCRAFAEVLAAQTDIPVYLWDERYTSKDAQQQMIAAGTTQKARREKLDAVAAAVMLEHYFEHQGVGAERVIPKSIESEQ; this is encoded by the coding sequence ATGACGTACGAGGTCGTCCTCGCGGTGGATTACGGCAAACGGCGCGTCGGCGTTGCCGCGGGCGTGGGCATGGCGCCCCGCCCCGTGGCTGTACTGCCGCACGGCTCGCTTGAATCGCTCATCGCGCGGCTGGTGGAACTCGCACGCGCCGAACAAGCCGCCAAAATCATCGTGGGGTTGCCGCTGAACACCGACGGCAGCGAGGGCGAGCAAGCCGCCCAATGCCGCGCCTTCGCCGAAGTCCTGGCGGCGCAAACTGATATTCCCGTCTATTTGTGGGATGAACGGTACACCAGCAAAGACGCCCAACAGCAGATGATTGCCGCCGGCACCACGCAAAAAGCCCGTCGCGAAAAACTGGATGCTGTTGCCGCTGCGGTAATGCTCGAACACTACTTCGAGCATCAGGGAGTAGGCGCTGAGCGCGTCATCCCCAAGTCCATTGAGTCGGAGCAATGA
- a CDS encoding succinate dehydrogenase iron-sulfur subunit — protein MKVKLRIKRFNPEKDKEPWWGEYDVEMDPTDRVLDALHYVKWHIDGTLTLRRSCGHGICGSDAMRINGVNRLACKVLLRDVAPVVTVEPILGLPVIKDLVVDMEPFMAQYRSVMPYFVNDEPPPPRERLQSPEERAVFDDTTKCILCACCTTSCPSFWARGEYVGPAAIVQAHRFIFDSRDRAAAQRLEILNEPDGIWRCRTVYNCTNACPREIKITEAIAEVKKALLFSRL, from the coding sequence ATCAAGGTGAAACTGCGCATCAAGCGCTTCAACCCCGAAAAGGACAAAGAACCGTGGTGGGGGGAATACGACGTTGAAATGGACCCCACCGACCGTGTGCTCGACGCCTTGCACTACGTGAAATGGCACATTGACGGGACGCTCACATTGCGCCGCTCCTGCGGGCATGGTATTTGCGGCTCGGACGCCATGCGTATCAACGGCGTCAACCGCCTGGCGTGCAAGGTGCTGCTGCGCGACGTGGCGCCCGTGGTGACGGTCGAACCCATTTTGGGCTTGCCCGTCATCAAGGATTTGGTGGTGGACATGGAACCTTTCATGGCGCAATATCGTTCAGTCATGCCGTACTTTGTCAACGATGAGCCGCCGCCGCCGCGTGAGCGTCTCCAATCGCCTGAAGAGCGTGCCGTCTTTGACGATACGACCAAGTGCATTTTGTGCGCGTGCTGTACCACGTCGTGCCCCTCGTTCTGGGCGCGTGGCGAATATGTGGGGCCGGCGGCGATTGTGCAAGCGCACCGCTTTATCTTCGACAGCCGCGACCGCGCTGCGGCGCAGCGCCTGGAAATCCTCAACGAACCCGATGGCATTTGGCGCTGCCGCACGGTGTATAACTGCACGAACGCCTGTCCGCGTGAAATCAAGATCACCGAGGCAATTGCCGAAGTCAAGAAGGCGTTGCTGTTCAGCCGCCTCTAA
- the sdhA gene encoding succinate dehydrogenase flavoprotein subunit, with translation MSTFQYDVLVIGAGGAGLMAALYASKSANTAVLSKLYPTRSHTGAAQGGISAALGNHEEDHWEWHAYDTVKGSDYLGDQDAIEIMCREAIDVVIELEHMGLPFDRTPEGKIAQRPFGGHTRNYGEAPVRRACHAADRTGHMILQTLYQQCIKHNVNFFDEFQVLDLIIEDGVCKGAIAYEIDTGEIHTFHAKAVILATGGWGKCWSVTSNAFTLTGDGAAIVLRHGVPLEDMEFFQFHPTGIWKMGILITEGVRGEGGILRNNLGERFMERYSPTLKDLAPRDVVSRAIYMEIREGRGIDGKDYVYLDATHLGRERIEKKLPDIADFCRTYLGIDPAEQPMPVQPTAHYAMGGIPTDVDGRVIVDANNTPLYGLYAAGEVACVSVHGANRLGTNSLLDLVVFGRRAGIHAAAFANEIEFQPIPDNADEPTRELVERVRTHDGDENVATIRAEMQKLMMNNVGVFRTEELLTEAVEKLKELKERARNISIQDKGKRFNQDLLEAIELYNLLDLAEVTALSALNRTESRGAHSREDYPERDDENWLKHTLIYREEDGSYRFDYKPVTITKFEPKPRVY, from the coding sequence ATGTCGACATTCCAGTATGATGTGCTCGTGATTGGTGCCGGCGGTGCCGGTTTGATGGCGGCTTTGTACGCCTCCAAATCCGCCAACACCGCCGTGCTGAGCAAACTGTATCCGACTCGTTCGCACACAGGCGCTGCCCAAGGTGGTATCAGCGCCGCATTGGGCAACCATGAAGAAGACCATTGGGAATGGCACGCCTACGACACCGTCAAGGGGTCTGACTACCTGGGCGACCAGGATGCCATTGAAATTATGTGCCGCGAGGCGATTGATGTGGTCATCGAGTTGGAGCACATGGGCTTGCCCTTCGACCGCACACCCGAAGGGAAGATTGCCCAGCGCCCCTTTGGCGGCCACACGCGCAACTATGGTGAAGCCCCTGTGCGCCGTGCATGCCACGCCGCCGACCGCACCGGCCACATGATTCTGCAAACGCTCTACCAGCAGTGCATCAAGCACAATGTCAACTTCTTTGATGAATTCCAGGTGCTTGACCTCATCATCGAAGATGGCGTGTGCAAAGGTGCGATCGCCTATGAGATTGACACCGGCGAAATTCACACCTTCCACGCCAAAGCCGTTATCCTGGCGACTGGTGGATGGGGCAAGTGCTGGTCGGTGACGAGCAACGCTTTCACGCTCACGGGCGACGGGGCGGCGATTGTGCTGCGCCACGGCGTGCCGCTTGAAGACATGGAATTTTTCCAGTTCCACCCCACCGGCATCTGGAAGATGGGGATTCTCATCACCGAAGGGGTGCGCGGTGAAGGCGGTATCCTGCGCAACAACCTGGGCGAGCGCTTCATGGAACGCTATTCGCCCACGCTCAAAGACCTTGCCCCGCGTGACGTGGTTTCACGTGCGATTTACATGGAAATCCGCGAAGGGCGCGGCATTGACGGCAAGGACTACGTCTATCTGGACGCGACGCACCTGGGGCGCGAACGCATTGAGAAGAAACTGCCCGACATCGCCGACTTCTGCCGCACCTACTTGGGCATTGACCCAGCCGAACAACCCATGCCGGTGCAACCGACGGCGCACTATGCCATGGGTGGCATCCCCACGGATGTGGATGGGCGTGTGATTGTGGATGCCAACAACACGCCGCTCTATGGGCTCTACGCCGCTGGTGAGGTGGCGTGTGTCTCGGTGCATGGCGCGAACCGTTTGGGCACCAACTCGCTCCTCGACCTGGTGGTGTTCGGTCGCCGCGCTGGTATCCACGCCGCCGCCTTTGCCAACGAAATCGAATTCCAGCCCATTCCCGACAACGCTGATGAGCCGACGCGCGAATTGGTGGAGCGTGTGCGTACGCACGACGGGGATGAAAATGTGGCGACCATCCGCGCCGAAATGCAGAAGTTGATGATGAACAACGTGGGGGTTTTCCGCACGGAAGAACTGCTGACCGAAGCCGTCGAAAAATTGAAAGAACTGAAAGAACGCGCACGCAACATCTCCATCCAGGACAAGGGCAAGCGCTTCAACCAGGACTTGCTGGAAGCCATCGAACTCTACAACCTGCTCGACCTGGCGGAAGTGACGGCGCTCTCGGCGCTCAACCGCACCGAAAGCCGTGGGGCGCACTCGCGCGAAGATTATCCCGAGCGCGATGACGAAAACTGGTTGAAGCATACGCTTATCTACCGCGAAGAAGATGGTTCGTATCGCTTCGATTACAAGCCCGTCACGATTACGAAGTTTGAACCCAAACCGCGCGTGTACTAG